The Pyrococcus horikoshii OT3 genome includes a window with the following:
- a CDS encoding GNAT family N-acetyltransferase, whose translation MEGVKKIKNPSTVKDELLELMFRIYRSTNGKYPALEWVKRKPNPNDFDGFREVYEPFLKFRLSQEFDELYTYQKDNRIIGTIALVYKRIKEKGIWWVPEELMNEKVGLIEFFVVDPEFQGKGIGSTLLEFAVKRLRSLGKDPYVVTFPNLEAYSYYYMKKGFREIMRYKEFVILKFNHKKFQ comes from the coding sequence ATGGAAGGGGTAAAAAAGATTAAGAATCCTTCAACCGTTAAGGATGAACTACTAGAGTTAATGTTCAGGATATACAGGAGCACAAATGGAAAATATCCGGCCCTTGAGTGGGTAAAGAGAAAACCAAACCCAAATGATTTCGATGGATTCAGAGAGGTATATGAACCTTTCCTGAAGTTCAGGCTTTCTCAGGAGTTTGACGAGCTATATACCTACCAGAAAGACAATAGAATTATTGGAACAATAGCCCTCGTATACAAGAGAATTAAAGAGAAGGGGATTTGGTGGGTTCCAGAAGAGCTAATGAACGAGAAGGTAGGATTAATAGAGTTCTTCGTTGTTGATCCAGAATTCCAAGGAAAAGGAATCGGCTCAACTCTCCTAGAATTCGCAGTCAAGAGACTTAGATCCCTTGGAAAAGATCCCTACGTAGTAACATTTCCAAACCTCGAAGCTTACAGCTACTATTATATGAAGAAAGGATTCAGAGAAATTATGAGGTACAAAGAATTTGTCATTCTTAAGTTTAATCACAAAAAATTTCAGTAA
- a CDS encoding iron-containing alcohol dehydrogenase, protein MTFFLKTTILMGRGSLENIKKLVSEGERVLVFSSKSMDRLGFLKEVIDYLDEAGATYESITGLPSEPSIENVEELLPKVKDFSPETFIALGGGSVIDISKALKVFYDAPELDFDSVAIFSRFKKAQPLPKLKTKLIAVPSTSGAGSEVSAATVIKKGDIKYTIVSPELCPNYAILDPRLPENMPREVARNSGLDVLVHAIEAYVSKASTPFSDAMAVKAARTILEKLEDSVNGDPTAREEVHYAATMAGIAFLNGRLGLVHAMSHKAAWIGPHGLINAILLPYVMEFNMEKAREKYDAMAKELGLSNAEELLQKVKELNERLNVPKLSEIVSEEDFTSRLDEMSRKAYEDPLVNFNPVEPSVDDIKNIYLRAFHD, encoded by the coding sequence ATGACATTCTTCCTAAAGACTACCATATTAATGGGTAGGGGATCCCTTGAAAATATAAAAAAGCTTGTATCTGAAGGTGAGAGGGTACTCGTCTTTTCTTCAAAGTCTATGGATAGGCTTGGCTTTTTAAAAGAGGTAATTGACTATTTAGACGAAGCAGGTGCAACCTATGAAAGTATTACGGGATTACCTTCCGAGCCAAGCATTGAAAACGTTGAGGAATTGCTCCCAAAGGTCAAGGATTTCTCTCCGGAAACCTTCATAGCACTCGGTGGAGGGAGCGTGATAGATATCTCAAAAGCCCTGAAAGTTTTCTATGATGCTCCTGAACTTGATTTTGACAGTGTTGCAATATTTAGCAGATTTAAAAAAGCTCAACCTCTTCCAAAGCTTAAAACAAAGCTTATAGCCGTTCCTTCTACGAGTGGTGCAGGGAGTGAAGTATCCGCTGCGACCGTGATAAAGAAGGGGGATATCAAGTACACGATAGTGAGTCCAGAGCTTTGTCCAAATTATGCAATCTTGGATCCGAGACTCCCCGAGAACATGCCCAGGGAAGTAGCTAGGAACTCTGGATTAGATGTATTAGTTCATGCCATAGAAGCTTACGTTTCAAAGGCATCAACACCTTTTAGTGATGCTATGGCCGTAAAAGCAGCAAGGACAATTCTTGAAAAGCTTGAAGATAGCGTTAATGGCGATCCTACCGCTAGAGAAGAAGTTCATTATGCCGCCACTATGGCCGGAATAGCCTTCCTAAATGGTAGACTTGGACTCGTCCATGCAATGAGTCATAAAGCAGCGTGGATTGGCCCTCATGGATTGATTAATGCGATACTACTCCCATATGTAATGGAGTTCAATATGGAAAAAGCTAGAGAAAAGTACGATGCAATGGCCAAGGAACTTGGGCTTTCCAATGCTGAAGAACTTCTTCAGAAGGTTAAAGAGCTCAATGAAAGATTAAACGTTCCAAAGTTATCGGAAATAGTTAGCGAGGAAGATTTCACTTCAAGGCTTGATGAGATGAGCAGAAAGGCTTACGAAGATCCCCTGGTTAACTTCAATCCAGTGGAACCAAGCGTTGATGATATAAAGAACATCTATCTGAGGGCCTTCCATGATTGA
- a CDS encoding C2H2-type zinc finger protein, protein MKFEELDEKMKKVYAKVRTLDDFYWYIEDHQILGIHKKSGMRIRIRIAGSREEADKLAQEKDVGIDLFVIPGKGTFYVNNGAFIMSLKFLRPTIQDIADHIVWAGFKVVDEDGRLKQEDIYEYLGGRLIEHLKQGMINGKDYVFWQFYKCKYCNKYIDIDNFARHMRKHGEDVKEWGEERYEVLEISFVDKKVYNKFGEEIPLDNFTEEAQDFIKDSFEG, encoded by the coding sequence ATGAAGTTTGAAGAGCTTGATGAGAAAATGAAGAAGGTTTATGCAAAAGTGAGAACCCTAGACGACTTCTATTGGTATATTGAGGATCACCAGATATTGGGAATTCATAAGAAAAGTGGAATGAGGATAAGAATAAGGATAGCGGGAAGCAGGGAAGAGGCCGATAAGTTGGCTCAAGAAAAAGATGTTGGAATAGACCTTTTTGTCATCCCTGGAAAAGGAACATTTTACGTCAACAATGGAGCATTTATTATGTCATTAAAATTTCTAAGGCCAACAATTCAAGATATTGCCGATCACATAGTGTGGGCAGGGTTTAAAGTTGTTGATGAAGATGGAAGACTCAAGCAGGAGGATATCTACGAATATCTCGGCGGAAGGCTAATAGAGCATCTCAAGCAGGGAATGATAAATGGTAAAGATTACGTGTTCTGGCAGTTCTATAAATGTAAGTATTGTAATAAGTACATAGATATAGACAACTTCGCCAGGCACATGAGGAAGCATGGAGAGGATGTTAAAGAGTGGGGTGAGGAAAGGTACGAAGTTTTAGAGATAAGCTTTGTCGATAAGAAGGTTTACAATAAGTTTGGGGAGGAGATTCCTTTAGATAACTTCACAGAGGAAGCTCAAGATTTCATTAAGGATAGCTTTGAGGGGTGA
- a CDS encoding adenylyltransferase/cytidyltransferase family protein, with translation MGSDRKIRVVVGGVFDIIHAGHVHFLKMAKELGDELIVIVAHDETVKKRKGRPPINPAEDRAEVLKAIRYVDDVVIGKPGEISLDLIKRLKPDVIALGPDQDFDCEDLKRKLKSIGLNVEVIRLPYLYKKDRAKTSKIIERITEIFCD, from the coding sequence ATGGGAAGTGACCGCAAGATAAGGGTAGTGGTTGGAGGTGTATTCGATATAATACATGCAGGTCATGTTCACTTCTTAAAGATGGCCAAAGAATTAGGGGATGAACTCATAGTAATAGTTGCTCACGATGAAACCGTTAAAAAAAGAAAAGGTAGGCCTCCTATAAACCCAGCTGAGGATAGGGCCGAAGTTTTAAAGGCTATAAGGTACGTGGATGATGTTGTGATAGGCAAACCAGGAGAAATAAGCCTCGATTTAATAAAAAGGCTAAAGCCTGATGTTATAGCTTTAGGTCCAGATCAAGACTTTGACTGTGAGGATTTAAAGCGGAAATTAAAAAGTATTGGGTTAAACGTAGAGGTGATAAGGCTTCCCTATTTATATAAAAAAGATAGGGCAAAGACGAGCAAGATAATTGAAAGGATTACTGAAATTTTTTGTGATTAA
- a CDS encoding M42 family metallopeptidase produces the protein MERIVKILREILEIPSPTGYTKEVMSYLEKFLKENEVNFYYTNKGALIAGNHPKPELVVIAHVDTLGAMVKEILPDGHLAFSRIGGLVLPTFEGEYCTIITRKGKKFRGTLLLRNPSAHVNREVGKKERKEENMYIRLDELVEKREDTEKLGIRPGDFIAFDPKFEYVNGFVKSHFLDDKASVAAILDLIIDMKDELEKYPVAFFFSPYEEVGHGGSAGYPPTTKELLVVDMGVVGEGVSGKETAVSIAAKDTTGPYDYDMTNRLIELAEENNIPYVVDVFPYYGSDGSAALRAGWDFRVALIGPGVHASHGMERTHVKGLLATKELIRAYIKWKG, from the coding sequence ATGGAAAGGATAGTCAAGATCTTAAGGGAAATCTTAGAGATACCTTCTCCAACGGGCTACACGAAGGAGGTAATGAGTTACCTAGAAAAATTTCTAAAGGAAAATGAAGTAAACTTTTACTATACGAACAAGGGGGCCCTAATAGCCGGTAATCATCCAAAGCCTGAGCTCGTTGTTATAGCCCACGTAGACACGCTTGGGGCAATGGTTAAGGAGATACTACCAGACGGACACTTAGCATTTTCAAGGATAGGAGGGCTCGTTCTACCTACGTTTGAAGGCGAATACTGTACTATAATAACGAGAAAAGGAAAGAAGTTTAGAGGAACGCTCCTCCTTAGAAATCCGAGCGCTCATGTAAATAGGGAAGTAGGTAAAAAGGAGAGAAAAGAGGAGAATATGTATATAAGATTGGACGAGCTCGTGGAGAAGAGAGAGGATACAGAAAAGCTGGGGATAAGGCCAGGAGACTTCATAGCTTTTGATCCCAAATTTGAATACGTAAACGGCTTTGTTAAATCACACTTCCTAGATGACAAGGCTAGCGTAGCTGCAATACTCGATCTAATAATAGATATGAAGGATGAACTCGAGAAGTATCCAGTTGCATTCTTCTTCTCACCGTATGAGGAAGTTGGCCACGGAGGCTCAGCTGGCTACCCACCAACGACTAAGGAACTGCTCGTGGTTGATATGGGAGTAGTGGGTGAAGGTGTTTCAGGAAAAGAAACCGCCGTATCTATAGCGGCCAAGGATACAACTGGGCCTTATGACTATGACATGACGAACAGGTTAATAGAGCTTGCTGAAGAGAACAATATCCCATATGTAGTTGACGTGTTCCCCTACTATGGTTCCGATGGTTCAGCTGCACTAAGAGCTGGATGGGATTTCAGGGTTGCCCTAATTGGGCCAGGTGTGCACGCAAGCCACGGAATGGAGAGAACCCACGTTAAGGGATTGTTGGCAACTAAAGAGCTTATAAGGGCTTACATAAAATGGAAGGGGTAA
- a CDS encoding ribonuclease III family protein codes for MIDKGLAKFGDSLINFLYSLALTEFLGKPTGDRVPNASLAIALDLAGLSKGLRRMDKHAKGDYAEALIAQAWLEGVISEREAIEIIKANLSVDVLDFSKKKEAIGKALAPLLRVVAERLTSSRV; via the coding sequence ATGATTGATAAAGGGTTAGCGAAGTTCGGGGATTCTCTAATTAATTTCCTTTATTCTCTGGCCCTAACGGAATTCTTAGGAAAACCAACCGGAGATAGGGTGCCGAATGCATCTTTAGCTATAGCTTTAGATTTAGCTGGGTTGTCTAAAGGACTTAGAAGGATGGATAAGCATGCTAAGGGAGATTATGCTGAAGCCCTTATAGCCCAAGCTTGGCTTGAGGGAGTTATAAGTGAAAGGGAAGCCATTGAAATAATAAAGGCTAACTTAAGTGTTGACGTTCTTGACTTCTCCAAGAAGAAGGAAGCCATAGGGAAGGCTTTAGCTCCATTGCTTAGGGTCGTGGCTGAGAGGCTCACCTCTTCTCGAGTTTGA
- a CDS encoding transcriptional regulator → MPSRREKIIELLLERDYSPSELARALDIRGKGSKKLILEDLKAIAKIAKREGMILLVKPARCKKCGFTFRPEINIPSRCPRCKSEWIEEPRFKLEKR, encoded by the coding sequence ATGCCCTCAAGAAGAGAGAAAATTATAGAACTACTCTTGGAGAGAGATTACAGCCCTAGCGAGCTAGCAAGAGCGCTAGATATTAGAGGAAAGGGATCTAAGAAGCTGATATTGGAGGATTTGAAAGCTATCGCCAAGATCGCCAAGAGGGAAGGGATGATACTCCTTGTAAAACCCGCTCGATGTAAGAAGTGTGGCTTTACTTTTAGGCCCGAGATAAACATTCCTTCGAGATGTCCAAGATGCAAAAGTGAATGGATAGAGGAACCAAGATTCAAACTCGAGAAGAGGTGA
- a CDS encoding Mut7-C RNAse domain-containing protein, with protein sequence MKFIADMMLGRLARWLRLYGYDTRYGVEDDDEIISIAKKEGRIILTRDFELVKKARKLGIDAIYVESNSIEEQMAQLMKAGIKFGELFPEGARCPKCNGIIVKVKKEEVKGKVPEKIYRMYDEFYVCTNCGQIYWPGRQWEEMLKMDRKFKANKP encoded by the coding sequence ATGAAGTTTATAGCTGATATGATGCTCGGAAGATTAGCGAGGTGGCTTAGGCTTTATGGTTATGACACAAGGTATGGAGTAGAGGATGATGATGAGATAATCTCAATAGCTAAGAAAGAAGGAAGAATTATCCTAACTAGAGATTTTGAGCTAGTTAAAAAGGCGAGAAAACTTGGAATTGATGCTATATATGTAGAGTCCAATTCTATTGAGGAGCAAATGGCCCAACTTATGAAGGCTGGAATAAAGTTTGGTGAATTATTTCCGGAAGGAGCTAGATGCCCCAAGTGTAATGGTATCATAGTTAAAGTAAAAAAAGAGGAAGTCAAAGGAAAAGTTCCTGAAAAGATTTACAGGATGTATGATGAATTTTATGTTTGCACTAATTGTGGCCAAATTTACTGGCCTGGAAGACAATGGGAAGAGATGCTTAAGATGGATAGGAAGTTCAAAGCTAACAAACCCTAG
- a CDS encoding RNA-binding protein → MELKIKHPLSKKDVKEIIAQLSQMFGEEIARKMLNKKDEVKVAEFDKTTEIILVNDKPMFIRRKDLIFPLVIALYNLSDEEDLRKWPRRVVVDEGAVPHILNGADVMAPGIVDADEGIKEGDFVFVVEEKYGRPLAIGIALMSGKVMKEKNRGKAVKVIHHARDKIWEVTAR, encoded by the coding sequence ATGGAGTTAAAAATAAAGCATCCATTAAGCAAGAAAGATGTTAAGGAGATAATAGCCCAGTTATCCCAAATGTTTGGGGAGGAAATAGCAAGAAAAATGCTCAATAAGAAAGACGAAGTTAAAGTTGCAGAGTTTGATAAAACAACTGAAATAATTCTAGTTAACGACAAACCGATGTTCATAAGGAGAAAAGATCTAATTTTCCCCCTGGTGATAGCCTTATATAATCTCTCAGATGAGGAGGATCTCAGAAAGTGGCCAAGAAGAGTAGTGGTTGATGAAGGGGCCGTTCCTCACATTCTAAACGGTGCTGATGTTATGGCCCCAGGAATAGTAGACGCCGATGAGGGGATAAAGGAGGGAGATTTCGTATTCGTCGTTGAGGAAAAGTATGGGAGACCTCTTGCAATTGGGATAGCCTTAATGAGTGGAAAAGTCATGAAGGAGAAGAATAGAGGTAAAGCAGTAAAAGTAATCCACCATGCGAGGGATAAAATATGGGAAGTGACCGCAAGATAA
- the hypE gene encoding hydrogenase expression/formation protein HypE, whose amino-acid sequence MKIKLEHGAGGELMEELIRDVILKNLTLNSAGGIGLEALDDGATIPFEGKHLVFTIDGHTVRPLFFPGGDIGRLAVSGTVNDLAVMGAKPLALASSLIIGEGFDSDKLEEILKSMNRTAKEVPVPIITGDTKVVEDNIEIFVITAGIGIAEKPISDAGAKVGDLVLVNGTIGDHGIALMSHREGISFETELKSDVAPIWDVVKTVADAIGWENIHAMKDPTRGGLSNALNEMARKADVGILVRESDIPIRPEVKAAGDMLGISPYDVANEGKVIMVVDREYAEDALEAMRKTEKGKDAAIIGEIIKDYPGKVILETGIGGRRFLEPPIGDPVPRVC is encoded by the coding sequence GTGAAGATAAAGCTTGAGCATGGTGCGGGTGGAGAGCTAATGGAAGAACTCATTAGAGATGTTATATTAAAGAATTTAACCTTAAACTCTGCTGGAGGGATTGGCCTAGAAGCCCTCGATGATGGGGCAACGATCCCCTTTGAAGGTAAACACCTTGTCTTCACAATAGATGGTCATACCGTTAGACCCCTCTTCTTCCCTGGAGGTGACATAGGTAGACTAGCGGTTAGCGGAACGGTAAATGATCTCGCCGTGATGGGAGCTAAACCACTAGCCCTCGCTAGCTCTCTAATAATAGGGGAAGGCTTTGATTCAGATAAATTAGAAGAGATCCTTAAATCTATGAATAGAACTGCCAAAGAGGTTCCAGTTCCAATAATCACTGGCGATACCAAGGTAGTTGAAGATAACATTGAGATATTTGTGATAACCGCTGGTATAGGAATTGCCGAGAAGCCTATAAGTGATGCTGGGGCTAAAGTTGGAGATCTCGTTCTGGTAAACGGAACAATAGGAGATCATGGAATAGCTTTGATGAGCCATAGAGAAGGAATAAGCTTTGAAACGGAACTCAAAAGCGACGTAGCCCCTATCTGGGATGTAGTTAAAACCGTCGCTGACGCCATAGGGTGGGAAAATATCCACGCAATGAAGGATCCAACAAGAGGAGGATTAAGCAACGCGCTGAACGAGATGGCAAGGAAAGCCGATGTTGGCATATTAGTTAGAGAAAGTGACATTCCAATACGTCCGGAAGTTAAAGCAGCTGGTGATATGCTTGGAATAAGCCCATATGATGTTGCAAATGAGGGTAAGGTAATCATGGTAGTAGATAGAGAATATGCAGAGGATGCCTTAGAGGCCATGAGAAAGACGGAAAAAGGGAAAGATGCCGCTATAATTGGGGAGATAATAAAGGATTATCCTGGGAAAGTTATCCTAGAAACCGGTATTGGAGGGAGAAGATTCCTGGAACCCCCAATTGGAGATCCAGTTCCTAGGGTTTGTTAG